Proteins found in one Heptranchias perlo isolate sHepPer1 unplaced genomic scaffold, sHepPer1.hap1 HAP1_SCAFFOLD_131, whole genome shotgun sequence genomic segment:
- the LOC137308466 gene encoding LOW QUALITY PROTEIN: collagen alpha-1(I) chain-like (The sequence of the model RefSeq protein was modified relative to this genomic sequence to represent the inferred CDS: inserted 2 bases in 1 codon): MAARVCGAGVSPESSGLWGRGLPGELGSVGPGSPRRARVCGAGVSPESSGLWGRGLPGELGSVGPGSPRRARVCGAGVSPESSGLWGRGLPGELGSVGPGSPRRARVCGAGVSPESSGLWGRGLPGELGSVGPGSPRRARVCGAGVSPESSGLWGRGLPGELGSVGPGSPRGARVCGAGVSPGSSGLWGRGLPGELGSVGPGSPRGARVCGAGVSPGSSGLWGRGLPGELGSVGPGSPRGARVCGAGVSPGSSGLWGRGLPGELGSVGPGSPRGARVCGAGVSPGSSGLWGRGLPGELGSVGPGSPRGARVCGAGVSPGSSGLWGRGLPGELGSVGPGSPRGARVCGAGVSPGSSGLWGRGLPGELGSVGPGSPRGARVCGAGVSPGSSGLWGRGLPGELGSVGPGSPRGARVCGAGVSPGSSGLWGRGLPGELGSVGPGSPGELGSVGPGSPRGARVCGAGVSPGSSGLWGRGLPGELGSVGPGSPRGARVCGAGVSPGSSGLWGRGLPGELGSVGRGLPGELGSVGPGSPRGARVCGAGVSPGSSGLWGRGLPGELGSVGPGSPRGARVCGAGVSPGSSGLWGRGLPGELGSVGPGSPRGARVCGAGVSPGSSGLWGRGLPGELGSVGPGSPRELGSVGPGSPRGARVCGAGVSPGSSGLWGRGLPGELGSVGPGSPRGARVCGAGVSPGSSGLWGRGLPGELGSVGPGSPRGARVCGAGVSPGSSGLWGRGLPGELGSVGPGSPRGARVCGAGVSPGSSGLWGRGLPGELGSVGPGSPRGARVCGAGVSPGSSGLWGRGLPGELGSVGPGSPRGARVCGAGVSPGSSGLWGRGLPGELGSVGPGSPRGARVCGAGVSPGSSGLWGRGLPGELGSVGPGSPRGARVCGAGVSPGSSGLWGRGLPGELGSVGPGSPRGARVCGAGVSPGSSGLWGRGLPGELGSVGPGSPRGARVCGAGVSPGSSGLWGRGLPGELGSVGPGSPRGARVCGAGVSPGSSGLWGRGLPGELGSVGPGSPRGARVCGAGVSPGSSGLWGRGLPGELGSVGPGSPRGARVCGAGVSPGSSGLWGRGLPGELGSVGPGSPRGARVCGAGVSPGSSGLWGRGLPGELGSVGPXGLPGELGSVGPGSPRGARVCGAGVSRWLNPQ; the protein is encoded by the exons atggctg CTCGGGTCTGTGGGGCCGGGGTCTCCCCGGAGAGCTCGGGTCTGTGGGGCCGGGGTCTCCCCGGAGAGCTCGGGTCTGTGGGGCCGGGGTCTCCCCGGAGAGCTCGGGTCTGTGGGGCCGGGGTCTCCCCGGAGAGCTCGGGTCTGTGGGGCCGGGGTCTCCCCGGAGAGCTCGGGTCTGTGGGGCCGGGGTCTCCCCGGAGAGCTCGGGTCTGTGGGGCCGGGGTCTCCCCGGAGAGCTCGGGTCTGTGGGGCCGGGGTCTCCCCGGAGAGCTCGGGTCTGTGGGGCCGGGGTCTCCCCGGAGAGCTCGGGTCTGTGGGGCCGGGGTCTCCCCGGAGAGCTCGGGTCTGTGGGGCCGGGGTCTCCCCGGAGAGCTCGGGTCTGTGGGGCCGGGGTCTCCCCGGAGAGCTCGGGTCTGTGGGGCCGGGGTCTCCCCGGAGAGCTCGGGTCTGTGGGGCCGGGGTCTCCCCGGGGAGCTCGGGTCTGTGGGGCCGGGGTCTCCCCGGGGAGCTCGGGTCTGTGGGGCCGGGGTCTCCCCGGGGAGCTCGGGTCTGTGGGGCCGGGGTCTCCCCGGGGAGCTCGGGTCTGTGGGGCCGGGGTCTCCCCGGGGAGCTCGGGTCTGTGGGGCCGGGGTCTCCCCGGGGAGCTCGGGTCTGTGGGGCCGGGGTCTCCCCGGGGAGCTCGGGTCTGTGGGGCCGGGGTCTCCCCGGGGAGCTCGGGTCTGTGGGGCCGGGGTCTCCCCGGGGAGCTCGGGTCTGTGGGGCCGGGGTCTCCCCGGGGAGCTCGGGTCTGTGGGGCCGGGGTCTCCCCGGGGAGCTCGGGTCTGTGGGGCCGGGGTCTCCCCGGGGAGCTCGGGTCTGTGGGGCCGGGGTCTCCCCGGGGAGCTCGGGTCTGTGGGGCCGGGGTCTCCCCGGGGAGCTCGGGTCTGTGGGGCCGGGGTCTCCCCGGGGAGCTCGGGTCTGTGGGGCCGGGGTCTCCCCGGGGAGCTCGGGTCTGTGGGGCCGGGGTCTCCCCGGGGAGCTCGGGTCTGTGGGGCCGGGGTCTCCCCGGGGAGCTCGGGTCTGTGGGGCCGGGGTCTCCCCGGGGAGCTCGGGTCTGTGGGGCCGGGGTCTCCCCGGGGAGCTCGGGTCTGTGGGGCCGGGGTCTCCCCGGGGAGCTCGGGTCTGTGGGGCCGGGGTCTCCCCGGGGAGCTCGGGTCTGTGGGGCCGGGGTCTCCCCGGGGAGCTCGGGTCTGTGGGGCCGGGGTCTCCCCGGGGAGCTCGGGTCTGTGGGGCCGGGGTCTCCCCGGGGAGCTCGGGTCTGTGGGGCCGGGGTCTCCCGGGGAGCTCGGGTCTGTGGGGCCGGGGTCTCCCCGGGGAGCTCGGGTCTGTGGGGCCGGGGTCTCCCCGGGGAGCTCGGGTCTGTGGGGCCGGGGTCTCCCCGGGGAGCTCGGGTCTGTGGGGCCGGGGTCTCCCCGGGGAGCTCGGGTCTGTGGGGCCGGGGTCTCCCCGGGGAGCTCGGGTCTGTGGGGCCGGGGTCTCCCCGGGGAGCTCGGGTCTGTGGGCCGGGGTCTCCCCGGGGAGCTCGGGTCTGTGGGGCCGGGGTCTCCCCGGGGAGCTCGGGTCTGTGGGGCCGGGGTCTCCCCGGGGAGCTCGGGTCTGTGGGGCCGGGGTCTCCCCGGGGAGCTCGGGTCTGTGGGGCCGGGGTCTCCCCGGGGAGCTCGGGTCTGTGGGGCCGGGGTCTCCCCGGGGAGCTCGGGTCTGTGGGGCCGGGGTCTCCCCGGGGAGCTCGGGTCTGTGGGGCCGGGGTCTCCCCGGGGAGCTCGGGTCTGTGGGGCCGGGGTCTCCCCGGGGAGCTCGGGTCTGTGGGGCCGGGGTCTCCCCGGGGAGCTCGGGTCTGTGGGGCCGGGGTCTCCCCGGGAGCTCGGGTCTGTGGGGCCGGGGTCTCCCCGGGGAGCTCGGGTCTGTGGGGCCGGGGTCTCCCCGGGGAGCTCGGGTCTGTGGGGCCGGGGTCTCCCCGGGGAGCTCGGGTCTGTGGGGCCGGGGTCTCCCCGGGGAGCTCGGGTCTGTGGGGCCGGGGTCTCCCCGGGGAGCTCGGGTCTGTGGGGCCGGGGTCTCCCCGGGGAGCTCGGGTCTGTGGGGCCGGGGTCTCCCCGGGGAGCTCGGGTCTGTGGGGCCGGGGTCTCCCCGGGGAGCTCGGGTCTGTGGGGCCGGGGTCTCCCCGGGGAGCTCGGGTCTGTGGGGCCGGGGTCTCCCCGGGGAGCTCGGGTCTGTGGGGCCGGGGTCTCCCCGGGGAGCTCGGGTCTGTGGGGCCGGGGTCTCCCCGGGGAGCTCGGGTCTGTGGGGCCGGGGTCTCCCCGGGGAGCTCGGGTCTGTGGGGCCGGGGTCTCCCCGGGGAGCTCGGGTCTGTGGGGCCGGGGTCTCCCCGGGGAGCTCGGGTCTGTGGGGCCGGGGTCTCCCCGGGGAGCTCGGGTCTGTGGGGCCGGGGTCTCCCCGGGGAGCTCGGGTCTGTGGGGCCGGGGTCTCCCCGGGGAGCTCGGGTCTGTGGGGCCGGGGTCTCCCCGGGGAGCTCGGGTCTGTGGGGCCGGGGTCTCCCCGGGGAGCTCGGGTCTGTGGGGCCGGGGTCTCCCCGGGGAGCTCGGGTCTGTGGGGCCGGGGTCTCCCCGGGGAGCTCGGGTCTGTGGGGCCGGGGTCTCCCCGGGGAGCTCGGGTCTGTGGGGCCGGGGTCTCCCCGGGGAGCTCGGGTCTGTGGGGCCGGGGTCTCCCCGGGGAGCTCGGGTCTGTGGGGCCGGGGTCTCCCCGGGGAGCTCGGGTCTGTGGGGCCGGGGTCTCCCCGGGGAGCTCGGGTCTGTGGGGCCGGGGTCTCCCCGGGGAGCTCGGGTCTGTGGGGCCGGGGTCTCCCCGGGGAGCTCGGGTCTGTGGGGCCGGGGTCTCCCCGGGGAGCTCGGGTCTGTGGGGCCGGGGTCTCCCCGGGGAGCTCGGGTCTGTGGGGCCGGGGTCTCCCCGGGGAGCTCGGGTCTGTGGGGCCGGGGTCTCCCCGGGGAGCTCGGGTCTGTGGGGCCGGGGTCTCCCCGGGGAGCTCGGGTCTGTGGGGCCGGGGTCTCCCCGGGGAGCTCGGGTCTGTGGGGCCGGGGTCTCCCCGGGGAGCTCGGGTCTGTGGGGCCGGGGTCTCCCCGGGGAGCTCGGGTCTGTGGGGCCGGGGTCTCCCCGGGGAGCTCGGGTCTGTGGGGCCGGGGTCTCCCCGGGGAGCTCGGGTCTGTGGGGCCGGGGTCTCCCCGGGGAGCTCGGGTCTGTGGGGCCGGGGTCTCCCCGGGGAGCTCGGGTCTGTGGGGCCGGGGTCTCCCCGGGGAGCTCGGGTCTGTGGGGCC GGGTCTCCCCGGGGAGCTCGGGTCTGTGGGGCCGGGGTCTCCCCGGGGAGCTCGGGTCTGTGGGGCCGGGGTCTCCAGGTGGTTAAACCCACAGTGA